The following nucleotide sequence is from Cicer arietinum cultivar CDC Frontier isolate Library 1 chromosome 2, Cicar.CDCFrontier_v2.0, whole genome shotgun sequence.
TCTAATAAATATGATAGGATAGGACTTTAATAGCAAGCTAATAAtaagtttaataaaatagatCCATCATCAATGGATTGATATTTGATAGAGACAAGAAAATAATGAAGTTTCGTGTGATGACTATCATTGAACATATAAGACTATGATACAAACTTAAAATGCAAATTATATGCATAGCTTGTAGCTGATgttacttaattttattttatttttaaaaggttatataaacaaataatttagcatgtttttttaattcaaaatacgAAAAGGAGGGTATTTTAGACCTAACATGGTGATCATGAGTGGATATTGGTTTTGTAAGCCTGTATCAATAATGAACATggtagtatatataaattatctttacAAATAATGTGCATCTTCTTTTGTAAACATGTAACCAAACAACTCCATGATTAAGCATGCTAAACTTGGTGGAATTTTAGTGATGTGTGGCCTCTTATGAAGTTTCTTTAGAAGTGTGAGTGAGAAGAAAGAGTCATTTATGAAAGATTATAAAAGAAGCGATTTcgatatttaataaattagagattttttgttaatataatatttttttaaatgaaagttGTTTTATGTTTGTCCATCTCATTTTTATTAGAAGTTTAAAACaccttattattatttgaaatatgttttagattattttcagattctgattttttttctttcaaaagttGTATTCTATGTAACAAAACATAtgaaaattcataaaaatgaatatttgaaaaatagacttaaatgaaaagaaaaaaaataaaggatgtTTATTATTTATAGATGGAATGGTAAAGAAAATCGTATATAATTGTGATATTTTGGAtatttaacttaacaattttagtttcgaatattcaattattttggCGTTTGTTAGTTGAATTAAGTCttatgaatataaaaaatatttatttttaattattcttttaaaaacaaaaaacacctAAGCTACAAAAAATGTGAATGTATTAtgcctaaaataaaataaaataaactcaaaatgTAATTTTGCCAAAAAAATCTGAATGAATATATGAATGTCGTGTCatataaatagatataaaaataacaactcaacataatattaataaatatttattcccTCTGTTTTTTGAGTCCCCATTAATAATAAGCATTTTTTGTTGGTGCAAGGTTGAATTTTCCTTGATAAAAATGAACAAACAAAATTGCAATACAAATCAGATCATATGTATAGGTCTCTTAAATGATAAATTGGAGAGAAAGGAAAGAGTtattaaagtaaagaaaaatggTGGGGTAGAGTGGAAGGTTGGTCTATGATGAATGAATTAAAGAAATGATTAGTTGAAGTGGAATGGAAAGACCACCCTACATTCAAAGGAAAGAAGGGTCTTCCAGCTCTCtctttttcattaaaattataataatatagacAACAACTGCTACAaggtaatttaatttaaaacttcatacatattatttattattttcttaaaaatattttatctttctaAACTATAATAACGTTGGACTTTTTAATGATCTTTTTCGTTTAAAatcatgaaaaaaaattaaacttatctTGACATTCTTTTAAAATGCAATTTGTTATCATATCTTTACTTTAAAATGTTGCTACAATTCTTgtttcattaaaatataaattagacCTCTTTCATTTAATGAATACTAGCCAAAATAACatcaaactttcaaaataatcaaattaacaccaaaattaaaaaaatatagaacaataacaaattatatttttttttaaagtttaaataatttttttcgcaattttgaaaacaaatattcaacattgttatcatttaaaaataattaatgaactTATCTTGCCCTTGTTTGTGGGTTGCTATGGACACAATTTTACAACACCCATTATTAGGCTACTTggccaaaaataaaaacataataaatgtaaatattttttgaaatcctaAGTGAACATAATTTATTCCCTAAatgaaattgataatataagATATGTATCCAGAAAGAGAAGCAGAGAGAAGTTAGAAGCATCTTTATATATCTATCTGTCTTCACTCTTTATATATATACCCTCCTTCCTTTCTCATTCTTCGTCCTTcccattctctctctctctctctctctctctctctctcaggTTTGTCTCTCTTCAACAACCTCTTTCTCATTCTTACATTTTCTTATGTCAATTCATTCTTTTTTACTTTACTGTCAatatgtcatttttgttttctttgctaTTTCTATAGATCTCTCTCATTTCATACTGCCTTTGATATTCACTCTCATTTCACTCTTCTCTACATTTATATTACTTAACTACTAACTCATTCAAATTCCTAGATCTTGCTTTATATATTCCATTTTCTGTTGAATGATTTTCTGTTTTTGGTCTGTGTGTGTTAAGTTTTGCAAGATCTGGTTTACACATTTTGTTAGGGCAATTCTAGACAAATCTTGAGTAAGGATTTATGATTATTGAAGATTTAGTTTGAAGTTCATATTACATATGTATCTTATAagattttttcttgaattttaagttttaacacTATTATACTTTTCACTTTCACAACAAGAAGTTATGTTTTGTTGAGATCTAACATTGTGGACCTTTTTTCATATAGGAATTTGGAGAGAGTATTGATATTAGAAGATAGTGgagaaaaataatcaaatatggATTTTTCAATGATTTTTGTTGTTAGCAACATTTTGCTGCTTCTAAGTTCATCAGCATTTGCCAAAACTGTTGTTAGTCCTCCTTCACCAAGTCCAACACCAACTCCAGCACCAGCACCAGCACCAGATTTTGTGAACCTCACTGATTTGCTCAGTGTTGCTGGTCCATTTCACACTTTCCTTCAATACCTTGAATCCACAAAAGTGTTAGACACATTCCAAAACCAAGCTAATAACACTGAAGAAGGAATTACTATCTTTGTACCAAAAGATAGCGCCTTTTCAGCTTTGAAGAAACCTTCTTTATCAAAACTCAAAGATGATCAGATAAAACAAGTGATCCTTTTCCATGCATTGCCACATTTCTATTCTCTAGCTGAATTCAAAAACCTTAGCCAAACTAGCTCCACTCCTACATTTGCAGGCGGAGATTACACGCTGAATTTCACCGATGATTCAGGAACCGTTCACATTAGTTCTGGTTGGTCAATTACTAAGGTGACTAGTGCAGTTCATGCCACTGATCCTGTTGCAATTTATCAAGTTGATAAGGTTCTGCTTCCTGAGGCTATTTTTGGAACTGATATTCCTCCTGCACCAGCTCCTGCACCAACACCAGAAATTGCTCCTGCAGCAGATTCTCCAACTCAACAAAGTGCTGAGAGTAAATCGACATCGCCTTCGTCTTCGCCCGATGGTTCATCTTCTTACAAAATCATAAGCTATGGAATTTGGGCCAACATTGTCTTGGCAACTTTTGGTGTGCTTATGGTCTTGTGATTGTGATGAGGAGGAAAATCtctattcaaatatttaatttagatttatGTTTGTGTATCTACCTTTATTTGGTGATAATTTGCTTTGATTTGAGTCCAATTTTTTTGTGAACATAATCTGTTATTCAATATATGTATGAGAATGTGATTTCTattaaacacttttttttaaaaaaactaaataaataaataactggTAGCCTATGATTGTCATGTTATATTATGAAGCAACAGCTGTATGTATCTACTTTTCTTGAAGAGTTTTGATGCCATCACTAAGAAAGCTGAGTTTGAGTATTAAGGAATGTTccctaaaattaaataatattgatttattggttgatttacaaaaataataagagtcacatggttttaaaaaaaagaaagatgaatTCACATAATGGGATCTTTTAAAGTTTCATCTTCTCACGAGTCACCAATCTAGTAGGCATGTGATAGGAGAGTGTTACCAATCTAGATCTTGTGAGTAACATTATCATACTCTTCTCTTCTGGCTGCTATTATTCTAAAGGTTGACAAATTGATAATATtggttttctttatttttattaacaacaATTGCAAGTTACTTtcccctttatttatttttattacataaacATTTATGTGAGACGTTTAATTTAGAAATATTACACTCACCTCCCTtaccaaaacaaaaataaagggTGAGATTCGACCTGGTCTTGGACTATCCTTCTGTCCActttaaaacaattttgatacatttatcAATCAATTACAAATCAAGTTTGTATAACTTTgaagttaaatataataaaagttactattttaaatattgaacgGTTATGATCTACTAAgagtgtaaaatatatttataatttatgtgcatatgaattaaatactaaaagaatttaattatttttattttaaatagctTAACGGCAAAATTCATACAtagtacatatatatataaaaatatttatcccaTATTCAACATGTTCAAGTACGTAAAGTGTCCTTACAACACTATATAAGTTGATTTTATTTGCAGgactaaaataaagtaattttattGTCACgtttaaaatcatatattaaCTCATTGATTTTAGAGATTATATAGGTGACCTCgtttgatatataaaataagataaagagatcatatatatatataatatagaatgtgataaaaataagaaatgataatgataaaataaatattattatttattgtgtttGATGTGTAcatgataataaataatttaatattatttttaaaatttaaattaataaatcatacaaatttttttaaaattaattattaatatttaaaaattaatattaaattatattttataaaagataattaaagaccctattttgttactttatagTCTAGCTCATAATAAGAATTATAATTATGTAGATAAGAGATGACAGAATTTGCGAAAATTTTATCGTATtaaattttgtcttttattgTGAACGTAGTAATTTAgatatagtaaataaataaattagtcaTTAAAATTGTAAGGatcaataaaattgatctttaaattttgtaaattgacaattatttttttgaaatgataaaatattaattaaaatagtctATATTTAAACTTGTTTTATTAGAAACTATAATATAACATGTTAATTGAATATCCGACTCTTTTATgttaatcttaaatatttttatttttagaaaatccaaaataatatattaaaaaaaaaagagggtaAACACAAGATCTGACTAAATACATATAAATAGTCTAGAATATCcacaataaacaaaaattacaaacaaGCCAAACACACCGCAAAAGATGACAAGCAACTAAAAAGCGAGACATAGTAAAAGCTTTTAACACCAAATAGACAAATCAACactatgaaataattttaacattcttTATTACATTATCCATGGATCATACTAATCTCATATTAATTTCACCGAGATATTAACTAATTTtcatatgaaatttaaatatttcatagattaattaattcacgcataattacttataaatttatcataacaaacttattttataaatttatcatatgaaatttaaatatttcatagaCTAATTAATTCACGCataattacttataaatttatcataataaacttattttataaatttatcttcACAAAGACCACATTGATGTGAGATTAATATTGAAATTTGAGAAGTTATATATTTACTacaatattacattaaaatattttatagtaaaaacttttaaaaataattaataaattttataatttttaaaatgtatttgataatttataaaatttaaagattaatttaatcgacgtttaaaattttattgccAATTTCTCTAGTCACTCTCTTTTGATGAgattaactaattaattgtgattatgagtaaaaaagaacaaaaaaagagTACTTGATTATGATTTGATGATGAGAGAGCGGTGTAAGTAATTGAGTGTCACGGATATGGAAAGAGCgaaataaaaggaaaataaagGAAATGAATAAAGTTGACTTATTGGAATCCTGAAATggtacaattatttttttataaaaaacaatttatgtaatttcttttaaattaaaaatagttgtGTAGCATAATATATAGATTTAtgtcattaaatattttatcaacttttaaaatgattgttattaatcactttttaaatatataatttattaatcactaaaaataattaatttagctTTGAGATATTGAGTTGAAACTCAAGAAAAATAACatctaataatattgataattgtgCGTTAAATTAAGATTTAATATCGATAGCACTACTTTTCTAACCAATAATAACAATGTTAGTtacattttagtatttaataaaatatataatttaaggtGGTTgataatacataaattaaataattaattaataatttatattttagtagataataaagtaattaaagtggttagtgatttaaatttaaataaaaaaagttgatttttagaGATTATATAGGTGACCTCgtttgatatataaaata
It contains:
- the LOC101514646 gene encoding fasciclin-like arabinogalactan protein 7; the protein is MDFSMIFVVSNILLLLSSSAFAKTVVSPPSPSPTPTPAPAPAPDFVNLTDLLSVAGPFHTFLQYLESTKVLDTFQNQANNTEEGITIFVPKDSAFSALKKPSLSKLKDDQIKQVILFHALPHFYSLAEFKNLSQTSSTPTFAGGDYTLNFTDDSGTVHISSGWSITKVTSAVHATDPVAIYQVDKVLLPEAIFGTDIPPAPAPAPTPEIAPAADSPTQQSAESKSTSPSSSPDGSSSYKIISYGIWANIVLATFGVLMVL